In the genome of Streptomyces globosus, one region contains:
- a CDS encoding indole-3-glycerol phosphate synthase, with amino-acid sequence MFTSVLMIEQPLTTVDVDFVTTLHGDDPVSFIVLMQPRGDQDRLLRAIDDVALGELPEALHEADEPEGAAALGPAEQALAHSLEALRRKGATAVGEIVEDHPLDRLKAVVEEKGADEVIVLTAPHFVEEFFHRDWASRARHKVGVPVLKLFAHNE; translated from the coding sequence GTGTTCACGAGCGTTTTGATGATCGAGCAGCCGCTGACCACCGTCGACGTGGACTTCGTCACCACCCTGCACGGGGACGACCCGGTCTCCTTCATCGTGCTCATGCAGCCGAGGGGCGACCAGGACCGCCTGCTGCGCGCCATCGACGACGTCGCGCTCGGCGAGCTGCCCGAGGCGCTCCACGAGGCCGACGAGCCCGAGGGCGCGGCCGCCCTCGGGCCTGCGGAGCAGGCCCTCGCCCACTCCCTGGAAGCCCTGCGGAGAAAGGGCGCCACCGCCGTCGGGGAGATCGTCGAGGACCATCCGCTGGACAGGCTGAAGGCCGTCGTCGAGGAGAAGGGCGCCGACGAGGTGATCGTCCTGACCGCCCCGCACTTCGTCGAGGAGTTCTTCCACCGGGACTGGGCCTCCCGCGCCCGCCACAAGGTCGGGGTTCCGGTGCTCAAGCTCTTCGCCCACAACGAATAG
- a CDS encoding OsmC family protein, which yields MATTRHAHTVWEGNLLEGKGVVTLDSSGLGSYDVSWPARAEAPNGKTSPEELIAAAHSSCFSMALSHALAGKGTPPARLETKADVTFQPGEGITGIHLTVEGEVPGLDAEGFEAAAQDAKKNCPVSQALTGTTITLSAKLA from the coding sequence ATGGCCACCACGCGCCACGCACACACCGTCTGGGAAGGCAACCTGCTGGAGGGCAAGGGTGTCGTCACCCTCGACTCCTCGGGCCTCGGCTCCTACGACGTCTCCTGGCCCGCCCGGGCCGAGGCCCCGAACGGCAAGACCAGCCCGGAGGAGCTGATCGCGGCCGCGCACTCCAGCTGCTTCTCGATGGCCCTGTCGCACGCCCTGGCCGGCAAGGGCACCCCGCCCGCCCGCCTGGAGACCAAGGCCGACGTCACGTTCCAGCCCGGCGAGGGCATCACCGGCATCCACCTGACGGTGGAGGGCGAGGTCCCGGGCCTGGACGCGGAGGGCTTCGAGGCGGCCGCACAGGACGCCAAGAAGAACTGCCCGGTGAGCCAGGCCCTCACGGGCACCACCATCACCCTGAGCGCCAAGCTCGCCTGA
- a CDS encoding pyrimidine reductase family protein: MRRLFPVTDQTSRPADSAGPAPDAGDREWSLDELAEAYAYPPIGPDGHWLRANMVSTLDGAAQHEGRSQPISGETDMRIFGTLRALADVVIAGAETVRQEGYRPARAREAFAARRAAAGQGPAPAIAVVTSGMDLDFSLPLFASPLVPTLVVTGAGAPAERVAEAGRAGVEVVVAGDGAAVDPARAVRELAARGLRRQLTEGGPRLLGQFVAAGVLDELCLTVSPMLTAGGAQRIAGGPSVAVPHRFAPALVLEEAGFLFTSYRRI; this comes from the coding sequence ATGCGACGCCTGTTCCCTGTGACCGATCAGACATCCCGCCCCGCGGACTCCGCCGGGCCCGCGCCGGACGCCGGTGACCGAGAGTGGTCGCTGGACGAGCTCGCGGAGGCGTACGCGTATCCGCCGATCGGGCCGGACGGGCACTGGCTGCGGGCCAACATGGTCTCCACGCTAGACGGGGCGGCGCAGCACGAGGGGCGCTCCCAGCCGATCTCCGGCGAGACCGACATGCGGATCTTCGGCACGCTGCGGGCCCTGGCGGACGTGGTGATCGCCGGAGCGGAAACGGTTCGCCAGGAGGGGTACCGGCCGGCCCGCGCCCGTGAGGCCTTCGCGGCCCGCCGGGCGGCGGCCGGGCAGGGCCCGGCGCCGGCGATCGCCGTCGTCACCTCCGGGATGGACCTGGACTTCTCGCTGCCGCTGTTCGCCTCCCCGCTGGTGCCGACACTCGTCGTGACGGGCGCCGGGGCTCCGGCCGAACGGGTGGCGGAGGCCGGGCGGGCGGGCGTCGAGGTCGTGGTCGCGGGCGACGGGGCGGCCGTGGACCCGGCGCGCGCGGTGCGCGAGCTGGCGGCCCGCGGGCTGCGCCGCCAGCTCACGGAGGGCGGGCCTCGGCTGCTGGGCCAGTTCGTCGCGGCGGGGGTGCTGGACGAGCTGTGCCTGACCGTGTCGCCGATGCTCACGGCGGGGGGTGCCCAGCGGATCGCCGGAGGGCCCTCCGTGGCCGTCCCGCACCGGTTCGCGCCCGCGCTGGTGCTGGAGGAGGCCGGGTTCCTCTTCACGAGCTACCGTCGGATCTGA
- the murC gene encoding UDP-N-acetylmuramate--L-alanine ligase, whose protein sequence is MTPQPGLPNAMERPHFIGIGGAGMSGIAKILAQRGAAVAGSDARDSDTAQALRAHGATVHIGHAAAHLADDATSVVVSSAIRADNPELARAAELGIPVVHRSDALAALMDGLRPIAVAGTHGKTTTTSMLAVSLSALGLDPSYAIGGDLDAPGSNAHHGTGDIFVAEADESDRSFHKYAPQVAIILNAELDHHANYASMDEIYESFETFVGRIVPGGTLVVAHGQAGAAEIAARVRGRDGLTVVTYGEEEDADVRIEDITPRGLAGEVTVRLDGRSLTFTVSVPGRHYAHNAVAALAAGAALGIPADDLAAALGKYTGVKRRLQLKGEAAGVQVIDSYAHHPTEMTADLEAIRGAAGDSRILVVFQPHLFSRTQELGKEMGQALALADASVVLDIYPAREDPIPGVTSEIIISAARAAGADTTAEHDKDAVADVIAGMAKPGDLVLTMGAGDVTDLGPAILARLAG, encoded by the coding sequence ATGACGCCGCAGCCCGGCCTGCCGAACGCCATGGAACGCCCGCACTTCATCGGCATCGGCGGCGCCGGGATGTCCGGCATCGCGAAGATCCTCGCCCAGCGCGGCGCCGCCGTCGCCGGCAGCGACGCCCGCGACTCCGACACCGCGCAGGCGCTGCGCGCCCACGGCGCGACCGTGCACATCGGGCACGCCGCCGCCCACCTCGCCGACGACGCCACCAGCGTCGTCGTCTCCAGCGCCATCCGCGCCGACAACCCCGAGCTGGCCCGCGCCGCCGAGCTCGGCATCCCCGTCGTGCACCGCTCCGACGCCCTCGCCGCCCTCATGGACGGCCTGCGGCCGATCGCCGTCGCCGGCACCCACGGCAAGACGACCACCACCTCCATGCTGGCCGTCTCCCTCTCGGCCCTCGGCCTGGACCCCTCCTACGCCATCGGCGGCGACCTGGACGCCCCCGGCTCCAACGCCCACCACGGCACCGGCGACATCTTCGTCGCCGAGGCGGACGAGAGCGACCGCAGCTTCCACAAGTACGCCCCGCAGGTCGCGATCATCCTCAACGCGGAGCTCGACCACCACGCGAACTACGCCTCCATGGACGAGATCTACGAGTCCTTCGAGACGTTCGTCGGCCGGATCGTGCCCGGCGGCACCCTCGTCGTCGCCCACGGGCAGGCCGGCGCCGCCGAGATCGCCGCCCGCGTCCGCGGCCGCGACGGCCTCACCGTCGTCACCTACGGCGAGGAGGAGGACGCCGACGTCCGCATCGAGGACATCACCCCGCGCGGCCTGGCCGGCGAGGTCACCGTCCGCCTCGACGGCCGCTCCCTCACCTTCACCGTCTCCGTGCCCGGCCGCCACTACGCGCACAACGCCGTCGCCGCCCTCGCCGCCGGAGCCGCCCTCGGCATCCCCGCCGACGACCTCGCCGCCGCCCTCGGCAAGTACACCGGCGTCAAGCGCCGCCTCCAGCTCAAGGGCGAGGCCGCCGGCGTGCAGGTCATCGACTCCTACGCCCACCACCCCACCGAGATGACCGCCGACCTGGAGGCCATCCGCGGCGCCGCCGGCGACTCCCGGATCCTCGTCGTCTTCCAGCCGCACCTGTTCTCCCGCACCCAGGAGCTCGGCAAGGAGATGGGCCAGGCCCTCGCCCTCGCCGACGCCTCCGTGGTCCTCGACATCTACCCGGCCCGCGAGGACCCGATCCCCGGCGTCACCAGCGAGATCATCATCTCGGCCGCCCGCGCCGCCGGCGCCGACACCACCGCCGAACACGACAAGGACGCCGTCGCCGACGTGATCGCGGGAATGGCCAAGCCCGGCGATCTCGTTCTCACCATGGGCGCGGGAGACGTCACGGACCTGGGACCGGCGATCCTCGCCCGCCTGGCGGGCTGA
- the msrB gene encoding peptide-methionine (R)-S-oxide reductase MsrB, with the protein MAYEVEKTDEQWQAELTPSEYQVLRLAGTEPAFRGEYTDTTTAGVYTCRGCGAELFRSTEKFPSHCGWPSFYDPKDTDAVELRADTSHGMVRTEVLCARCGSHLGHVFEGEGYPTPTDQRYCINSISLRLVPQADQG; encoded by the coding sequence ATGGCGTACGAGGTCGAGAAGACGGACGAGCAGTGGCAGGCGGAGCTGACGCCGTCCGAGTACCAGGTGCTGCGCCTGGCCGGCACCGAGCCGGCGTTCCGCGGCGAGTACACCGACACCACGACGGCGGGCGTCTACACCTGCCGCGGCTGCGGCGCCGAGCTCTTCCGCTCCACCGAGAAGTTCCCCTCCCACTGCGGCTGGCCGTCCTTCTACGACCCGAAGGACACCGACGCGGTCGAGCTGCGCGCGGACACCTCGCACGGCATGGTCCGCACCGAGGTGCTCTGCGCCCGCTGCGGCTCGCACCTCGGCCACGTCTTCGAGGGCGAGGGCTACCCCACCCCCACCGACCAGCGCTACTGCATCAACTCGATCTCCCTGCGCCTGGTCCCGCAGGCAGACCAGGGCTGA
- a CDS encoding response regulator transcription factor has translation MSAVAELSRPLPAPAGDLTDRGDLLRLAGDGRMPYPALVRLLGAAAGSAAHSAAAPAARPAGADVPRLTARQTAVLTLMAEGHGNAVIARTLSCSEHTVKNVVYELMARLQARNRAHAVARAVRHSLI, from the coding sequence GTGAGCGCCGTCGCCGAACTCTCGCGCCCGCTGCCCGCGCCGGCAGGTGACCTGACGGACCGGGGGGATTTGCTGCGCCTCGCCGGGGACGGCCGCATGCCGTACCCGGCCCTGGTCCGCCTGCTCGGCGCGGCCGCCGGGTCGGCCGCACACTCCGCCGCCGCACCGGCGGCCCGCCCGGCGGGGGCGGACGTCCCGCGGCTGACGGCCCGGCAGACCGCGGTCCTGACGCTGATGGCGGAGGGCCACGGCAACGCGGTCATCGCCCGCACCCTGTCCTGCTCGGAGCACACCGTCAAGAACGTGGTGTACGAGCTGATGGCCCGCCTCCAGGCCCGCAACCGCGCCCACGCGGTGGCCCGCGCGGTCCGCCACAGCCTGATCTGA
- a CDS encoding helix-turn-helix transcriptional regulator, translating into MGEPVPVDVVAFDPVLEAGTKSTLFACAELAPAAPGREPRVVVMTVDRVGRPELDVLRTVRDAPSRPDVVLVAGELEPEGALHAIAAGARGLLRRREADAAALARAVLAASRGDCTLPPDLLDRLLERPGGHGATAAAGPAADRRPAPGLSERERSVLRLVADGHETNEIAKQLCYSPRTVTTVVHDITQRFRLRNRAHAVAYALRVGLL; encoded by the coding sequence GTGGGAGAACCCGTCCCTGTCGACGTCGTCGCGTTCGACCCCGTGCTGGAAGCCGGAACGAAGAGCACCCTGTTCGCCTGCGCCGAACTCGCCCCGGCGGCGCCGGGCCGCGAGCCGCGGGTCGTGGTCATGACCGTGGACCGGGTCGGCCGGCCGGAGCTGGACGTCCTGCGCACCGTCCGCGACGCCCCGTCCCGCCCCGACGTCGTCCTCGTCGCGGGCGAGCTGGAACCGGAGGGCGCCCTGCACGCGATAGCGGCCGGGGCCCGCGGACTGCTGCGCCGCCGCGAGGCGGACGCCGCCGCCCTGGCCCGCGCCGTCCTGGCGGCCTCCCGCGGCGACTGCACGCTGCCGCCCGACCTCCTGGACCGGCTGCTGGAACGCCCCGGCGGGCACGGCGCCACCGCGGCGGCCGGACCCGCCGCGGACCGCCGGCCGGCGCCCGGCCTGAGCGAGCGCGAGCGCAGCGTGCTGCGCCTGGTCGCCGACGGCCACGAGACCAACGAGATCGCCAAGCAGCTGTGCTACTCCCCGCGGACGGTCACGACCGTCGTGCACGACATCACCCAGCGCTTCCGCCTGCGCAACCGCGCCCACGCGGTCGCCTACGCGCTCCGGGTCGGCCTGCTGTGA
- a CDS encoding type 2 lanthipeptide synthetase LanM family protein: MTDTATTAAGADRAGGLAPAWWARALNLRERLAAPGAPAPAPAGAARTRPASWSLGDAAGFAARLAALGVAEEAAYALAAEEPARLAARAGDAPAWARYTEQVVASLPEDAAGAAGSGRTDAAAGGAAVFLPVLAPFVAPAWAEAEARTRAVPGAGEPEVFRAAFEEALGDRLVRQAARTLVRELHRARTAGLLAGATPRERFASFTARLGTRQGLAELFARHPVLARMLGQTCAHAAAAAAELMDRFAADRARIVAGLLGGADPGALARVELGRGDAHQQGRSVALLHFAGGASVVYKPRPLAQHVLLDLAVEWANGKVPGLGLRTPRSVRGAGYGWLEFIGHRWCTTPTEFDRFYRRQGALLALLYAVDGADMHYENVVACGDQPVLVDAETLLHSGLPEALTVGGDPAADALAASVNRTCLLPSLLIGDHGAMDISALGGGGGGAYPSDGLHWEAAGTDAMRLARGPVATAAGLNRPAPQGRSAGHAVHRAALLEGFRAGYDAVTEHRAELLGGLLGRWVAGPGRLIARSTRLYTTLLDESTHPDVLGDALDRDAVFAVLWTESAHDPARRRLVEDETADLWCGDVPLFFHHPAHTWLETSRGTRIQRVLPEPSLHTVREKIAAMGEVDRHDQEWIISATLAVTAARPHGAPAGPLPAGPAGPPAPPAPPEPSRLLAAACGLADELAGRAVHGAGRANWLGLEQVSGDHWAVLPMGGGLAQGYPGVALFLAQLGALTGAERYTELARQAVRPLPALVSVLARDADLAAAVGPGALDGIGGIAYALARLAPLLGGGLADCLPDALDALERAALSGGGAGDAPAGLADGLAGALAAAHAVRRTPGLPGAHRAAATADRLADRLLAEVRKRPEGRGAGPGFARGDAGIGWALLRHSAAGPAAGSGSGSGAGSGDDPYARVGRALLRPAVEEVLRRPDGLGWYAGLAGTALAAADAPAPLGGLLLPGEGPDRCAALLGGASECPDLSLRRGLLGPLELLGLLARRGHAGAAAALGRRAGEALARLEDHGPRCGTPDHVPSPGFLTGLSGIGYALLRLGFPQAVPSVLLLEPAAPAAAGRGAGRPAR; encoded by the coding sequence GTGACCGACACCGCCACCACCGCCGCCGGAGCAGACCGGGCCGGGGGCCTCGCCCCCGCCTGGTGGGCCCGGGCCCTGAACCTGAGGGAGCGGCTCGCCGCCCCCGGAGCCCCCGCCCCCGCCCCGGCCGGCGCTGCCCGCACCCGGCCCGCCTCCTGGTCCCTCGGGGACGCGGCGGGCTTCGCGGCCCGCCTGGCGGCCCTGGGGGTGGCGGAGGAGGCGGCGTACGCCCTCGCGGCGGAGGAGCCCGCCCGGCTGGCCGCCCGCGCCGGGGACGCCCCGGCCTGGGCGCGGTACACGGAGCAGGTCGTGGCCTCCCTGCCCGAGGACGCGGCCGGGGCTGCAGGCTCCGGCCGCACGGACGCGGCGGCCGGCGGGGCCGCGGTCTTCCTGCCGGTGCTGGCGCCGTTCGTCGCCCCGGCCTGGGCGGAGGCCGAGGCCCGCACCCGGGCCGTGCCCGGCGCCGGCGAACCGGAGGTGTTCCGGGCCGCGTTCGAGGAGGCGCTGGGGGACCGACTGGTCCGGCAGGCGGCCCGCACCCTGGTCCGCGAGCTCCACCGGGCCCGCACCGCCGGCCTGCTGGCCGGGGCGACGCCCCGGGAGCGGTTCGCGTCGTTCACCGCCCGGCTCGGCACCCGGCAGGGGCTGGCGGAGCTTTTCGCCCGCCACCCGGTCCTGGCCCGGATGCTCGGCCAGACCTGCGCGCACGCCGCCGCGGCCGCCGCCGAGCTGATGGACCGCTTCGCCGCCGACCGGGCGCGGATCGTCGCCGGACTGCTCGGCGGGGCCGACCCGGGCGCCCTGGCGCGGGTGGAGCTCGGGCGGGGCGACGCCCACCAGCAGGGCCGCTCCGTCGCCCTGCTGCACTTCGCGGGCGGTGCGTCCGTCGTCTACAAGCCGCGCCCGCTCGCCCAGCACGTGCTGCTGGACCTGGCGGTGGAGTGGGCCAACGGCAAGGTGCCCGGGCTCGGCCTGCGCACGCCCCGCTCCGTGCGCGGCGCCGGCTACGGCTGGCTGGAGTTCATCGGGCACCGCTGGTGCACCACCCCCACGGAGTTCGACCGCTTCTACCGCCGGCAGGGCGCCCTCCTCGCGCTCCTGTACGCGGTCGACGGCGCGGACATGCACTACGAGAACGTCGTCGCCTGCGGCGACCAGCCCGTGCTGGTGGACGCCGAGACGCTGCTGCACTCCGGCCTGCCGGAGGCGCTCACCGTCGGCGGCGACCCGGCCGCCGACGCCCTGGCCGCCTCGGTGAACCGCACCTGCCTGCTGCCCAGTCTGCTCATCGGCGACCACGGCGCCATGGACATCTCCGCCCTCGGCGGCGGGGGCGGCGGCGCCTACCCCAGCGACGGCCTGCACTGGGAGGCCGCCGGGACGGACGCGATGCGGCTGGCGCGCGGCCCCGTCGCCACGGCCGCCGGCCTGAACCGGCCCGCACCGCAGGGCCGCAGCGCCGGGCACGCCGTCCACCGGGCGGCGCTGCTGGAGGGGTTCCGCGCCGGGTACGACGCGGTCACCGAGCACCGGGCCGAACTCCTCGGCGGGCTGCTCGGCCGGTGGGTGGCCGGCCCGGGGCGGCTCATCGCCCGCTCGACCCGGCTCTACACCACCCTGCTGGACGAGTCGACCCACCCGGACGTGCTGGGCGACGCCCTGGACCGCGACGCGGTGTTCGCCGTCCTGTGGACGGAGTCCGCGCACGACCCGGCCCGCCGCAGGCTCGTCGAGGACGAGACCGCCGACCTGTGGTGCGGCGACGTCCCCCTCTTCTTCCACCACCCCGCGCACACCTGGCTGGAGACCTCCCGCGGCACCCGGATCCAGCGGGTGCTGCCCGAGCCGAGCCTGCACACCGTGCGGGAGAAGATCGCGGCGATGGGCGAGGTGGACCGCCACGACCAGGAGTGGATCATCTCGGCGACGCTCGCCGTCACCGCGGCCCGCCCTCACGGCGCCCCCGCAGGCCCGCTGCCCGCCGGGCCCGCCGGGCCGCCCGCACCGCCCGCGCCGCCGGAACCGTCGCGGCTGCTGGCCGCCGCCTGCGGACTCGCCGACGAACTCGCCGGCCGCGCGGTGCACGGCGCCGGACGCGCCAACTGGCTCGGCCTGGAGCAGGTCTCCGGGGACCACTGGGCCGTCCTGCCGATGGGCGGCGGCCTCGCCCAGGGATACCCGGGCGTCGCCCTGTTCCTCGCCCAGCTCGGCGCCCTCACCGGTGCCGAGCGGTACACCGAGCTGGCCCGGCAGGCCGTACGGCCGCTGCCCGCGCTGGTCTCCGTCCTGGCCCGCGACGCCGACCTGGCCGCCGCGGTCGGGCCGGGCGCCCTCGACGGCATCGGCGGCATCGCCTACGCCCTGGCCCGCCTCGCCCCGCTGCTCGGCGGCGGGCTCGCGGACTGCCTGCCCGACGCCCTCGACGCCCTGGAGCGCGCCGCCCTCTCCGGCGGCGGGGCCGGCGACGCGCCCGCCGGCCTGGCCGACGGCCTCGCCGGGGCCCTGGCCGCCGCCCACGCCGTCCGGCGCACCCCCGGCCTGCCGGGCGCGCACCGGGCGGCCGCGACGGCCGACCGCCTCGCCGACCGGCTGCTCGCGGAGGTCCGGAAGCGGCCGGAAGGGCGTGGAGCCGGGCCGGGGTTCGCCCGCGGCGACGCCGGGATCGGCTGGGCGCTGCTGCGCCACTCTGCTGCCGGGCCCGCCGCCGGCTCGGGCTCCGGCTCAGGCGCGGGCTCCGGCGACGATCCGTACGCCCGCGTGGGCCGCGCCCTGCTGCGCCCCGCGGTCGAGGAGGTGCTGCGCCGCCCCGACGGCCTCGGCTGGTACGCGGGCCTCGCGGGCACCGCGCTGGCCGCCGCCGACGCGCCGGCCCCGCTCGGCGGCCTGCTGCTGCCCGGCGAGGGCCCCGACCGGTGCGCGGCCCTGCTCGGCGGCGCCTCCGAATGCCCCGACCTGAGCCTGCGCCGGGGCCTCCTCGGACCGCTGGAGCTGCTCGGCCTGCTGGCCCGCCGCGGCCACGCCGGGGCGGCCGCCGCGCTCGGCCGCCGCGCCGGAGAGGCGCTGGCCCGGCTGGAGGACCACGGTCCGCGCTGCGGCACCCCCGACCACGTCCCCTCGCCCGGGTTCCTCACCGGGCTGTCCGGGATCGGCTACGCCCTGCTGAGGCTGGGCTTCCCGCAGGCCGTCCCCTCCGTCCTGCTGCTGGAGCCCGCCGCGCCGGCCGCAGCCGGCCGGGGGGCCGGCCGCCCGGCCCGCTGA
- the zapE gene encoding cell division protein ZapE yields MPAERLVAEMVPPPRFDSVRFDTYNPDPAQPSQAEAVGVLAGFASGLGGAHATGSGKRRWFGRAPKAAAPSGPRGVYLDGGYGVGKTHLLASLWHSTPAEPALKAFGTFVELTNLVGALGFQQTVQTLGGHRLLCIDEFELDDPGDTVLVSSLLSRLVEQGVALAATSNTLPGKLGEGRFAAADFLREIQGLSAHFRPLRIDGQDYRHRGLPEAPAPFSDEQVAKAAYATEGASLDDFPGLLEHLAKVHPSRYGALTDGITAVCLTGVVPVPDQSTALRLVVLADRLYDREIPVLASGVPFDRLFGDDMLNGGYRKKYFRAISRLTALARDAKPLVSQ; encoded by the coding sequence GTGCCCGCCGAGCGGCTGGTGGCCGAGATGGTGCCGCCGCCGCGGTTCGACTCGGTGCGCTTCGACACGTACAACCCGGACCCCGCCCAGCCCAGCCAGGCCGAGGCTGTCGGCGTCCTCGCGGGCTTCGCCTCCGGCCTCGGCGGCGCGCACGCCACCGGCTCCGGCAAGCGGCGCTGGTTCGGCCGCGCACCGAAGGCCGCCGCACCGTCCGGCCCGCGCGGGGTCTACCTCGACGGCGGGTACGGCGTCGGCAAGACGCACCTGCTGGCCTCGCTGTGGCACTCCACCCCGGCCGAACCCGCCCTGAAGGCCTTCGGCACCTTCGTGGAGCTCACCAACCTGGTCGGCGCACTCGGCTTCCAGCAGACCGTGCAGACCCTCGGCGGGCACCGGCTGCTGTGCATCGACGAGTTCGAACTCGACGACCCCGGCGACACCGTGCTGGTGTCCTCGCTCCTCAGCCGCCTCGTCGAGCAGGGCGTGGCCCTCGCCGCCACCTCGAACACCCTGCCCGGCAAGCTCGGCGAGGGCCGCTTCGCCGCCGCGGACTTCCTCCGCGAGATCCAGGGCCTGTCGGCGCACTTCCGGCCGCTGCGCATCGACGGCCAGGACTACCGCCACCGCGGCCTGCCCGAGGCCCCCGCCCCCTTCTCCGACGAGCAGGTGGCCAAGGCCGCGTACGCCACGGAGGGCGCGAGCCTGGACGACTTCCCCGGGCTGCTGGAACACCTGGCGAAGGTCCACCCCAGCCGGTACGGCGCCCTCACCGACGGCATCACCGCCGTCTGCCTCACCGGCGTCGTCCCCGTGCCCGACCAGTCGACGGCGCTGCGCCTGGTCGTCCTCGCGGACCGGCTCTACGACCGCGAGATACCCGTGCTCGCGTCCGGCGTCCCCTTCGACCGGCTGTTCGGCGACGACATGCTGAACGGCGGGTACCGCAAGAAGTACTTCCGCGCCATCTCCCGGCTCACCGCGCTGGCGCGCGACGCGAAACCCCTGGTGTCCCAGTAG